Proteins from one Desulfomonile tiedjei genomic window:
- a CDS encoding PAS domain S-box protein: MPDKIDKSAPLHCVPHESRQLTTRLEQSEVEARKTQELLQGILNAIDSSADAIVIYDLSGNAKYVSDSFTRLFGWTKEEVLGKRIPFVPESEQEISLAHIGRLLRGGKPMSGFETKRTTKDGIVLDVNISASRYLDHQGEPAGILVIIRDITAWKSMQRARQRAVNHLSHELTTPLAIIDASLPILARQNLSPEEREKSLNRIRRNLNRLIEVQRIVQEIVAPREYKPRPFPVIPFVLDVLDTLRKRSSNRSVALLHRLQPVDSSMIDPDVLQRVLQTLVKNAIENTPDGGTVTVVLEATPSGPLLKVEDRGVGIRREDQPFIFDAFHHTQATEQYSTKKPFDFDAGGKGLELMQLKMLADEGYIDISFSTTGCVHLAGQRDYCPGGIAMCEHVNSERECRESGGTTFSVLFKRLIRQEHI, encoded by the coding sequence ATGCCCGACAAAATTGACAAGTCAGCGCCGCTCCATTGTGTACCGCACGAAAGTCGGCAGCTCACGACCAGACTCGAACAAAGTGAGGTGGAGGCCAGGAAGACTCAAGAGCTTCTCCAGGGCATCCTGAATGCTATAGACTCCTCTGCCGACGCAATCGTCATTTACGATCTGAGCGGAAATGCAAAGTATGTCAGTGATTCATTCACCCGCCTGTTTGGATGGACAAAAGAAGAGGTTTTGGGCAAACGAATCCCTTTCGTGCCGGAATCGGAACAGGAGATTTCGCTTGCCCATATCGGTCGTCTGCTTCGGGGCGGCAAACCTATGAGCGGCTTTGAGACCAAGAGAACCACGAAGGACGGAATCGTCCTGGATGTGAACATCAGTGCCTCGCGATATCTCGACCACCAAGGGGAACCCGCCGGGATTCTCGTTATCATTCGAGACATAACCGCGTGGAAATCCATGCAGAGAGCCAGGCAACGAGCCGTGAACCATCTTTCGCATGAACTCACCACCCCACTGGCGATCATAGATGCTTCGCTCCCAATACTGGCGAGACAGAACCTGTCGCCTGAAGAGCGGGAAAAAAGCCTCAACAGGATAAGGAGGAACCTGAACCGGCTGATAGAGGTTCAGCGGATCGTCCAAGAAATCGTTGCTCCCAGAGAATACAAGCCGCGACCCTTTCCTGTGATTCCGTTTGTCCTTGACGTCCTGGATACGCTTCGGAAACGCAGCTCAAATCGATCGGTGGCGCTGCTCCACCGGCTCCAACCTGTTGATTCGTCAATGATAGATCCGGACGTGCTTCAGAGGGTTCTCCAGACATTGGTCAAGAACGCGATTGAGAATACTCCGGACGGAGGGACGGTAACCGTTGTACTGGAGGCAACCCCTTCAGGGCCTCTGTTGAAGGTCGAGGATCGCGGGGTGGGCATCCGCCGAGAAGATCAACCATTCATTTTTGATGCTTTCCATCATACGCAGGCTACGGAGCAGTACTCTACCAAGAAGCCGTTTGACTTCGACGCGGGCGGCAAAGGTTTGGAATTGATGCAACTGAAAATGCTCGCTGACGAAGGTTACATTGACATAAGTTTCTCCACCACCGGGTGTGTGCACCTTGCGGGCCAGCGAGATTACTGTCCGGGCGGCATTGCCATGTGCGAGCACGTGAACAGCGAGCGCGAATGCAGGGAATCAGGAGGCACCACTTTCTCCGTCCTGTTCAAAAGGCTAATCAGACAAGAGCACATTTAG